One window of Biomphalaria glabrata chromosome 6, xgBioGlab47.1, whole genome shotgun sequence genomic DNA carries:
- the LOC106079285 gene encoding pre-mRNA-splicing factor syf2-like isoform X3, translated as MRDTTGAGGSAVKKATTSTNKFAKLNRLRELEMKMNEARKLNHAELVAEDERKKRPSNYESKRKWLEWEQEQEEKKKECSAKGEDFERVKLLEVSADAAERWDRKKKKKNPDTGFADYEQATFRQYQRLTKQIKPDLQQYEKQGQKLGDDFYASSDTLGLQDHKDSEEAIDKMVTDLEKQIEKRSKYSRRRTFDEEADIDYINERNMKFNQKLERFYGKYTSEIKQNLERGTAV; from the exons gatacTACAGGTGCTGGAGGTAGTGCTGTTAAAAAAGCTACTACTAGCACCAATAAGTTTGCTAAACTTAATCGCTTGAGAGAACTTGAAATGAAGATG AATgaagctagaaaattaaatcaTGCTGAACTAGTGGCAGAGGATGAACGTAAAAAGAGACCAAGTAATTATGAGTCTAAAAGAAAATGGTTAGAATGGGAGCAAGAACAAGAGGAGAAGAAAAAG GAATGTTCTGCTAAGGGTGAAGACTTTGAGAGAGTTAAATTACTAGAAGTCAGTGCTGATGCAGCTGAGAGATGGgataggaaaaaaaagaaaaaaaatccagacaCAGGTTTTGCTG ATTACGAACAAGCAACTTTCCGTCAATATCAGAGGCTGACTAAACAGATAAAACCTGATCTTCAACAGTATGAAAAACAAGGTCAAAAGCT GGGGGATGACTTCTATGCATCTTCTGATACACTTGGACTACAGGATCacaaagactctgaggaagctatTGATAAAATGGTTACAGATCTTGAGAAACA GATTGAAAAAAGATCTAAATACAGCAGACGCAGAACATTTGATGAAGAAGCAGACATTGACTACATTAATGAACGCAACATGAAATTCAACCAGAAACTGGAAAGGTTCTATGGTAAATACACATCTGAAATAAAACAGAACTTGGAGAGAGGAACAGCTGTATAG
- the LOC106079285 gene encoding pre-mRNA-splicing factor syf2-like isoform X2, with amino-acid sequence MATDDTTGAGGSAVKKATTSTNKFAKLNRLRELEMKMNEARKLNHAELVAEDERKKRPSNYESKRKWLEWEQEQEEKKKECSAKGEDFERVKLLEVSADAAERWDRKKKKKNPDTGFADYEQATFRQYQRLTKQIKPDLQQYEKQGQKLGDDFYASSDTLGLQDHKDSEEAIDKMVTDLEKQIEKRSKYSRRRTFDEEADIDYINERNMKFNQKLERFYGKYTSEIKQNLERGTAV; translated from the exons gatacTACAGGTGCTGGAGGTAGTGCTGTTAAAAAAGCTACTACTAGCACCAATAAGTTTGCTAAACTTAATCGCTTGAGAGAACTTGAAATGAAGATG AATgaagctagaaaattaaatcaTGCTGAACTAGTGGCAGAGGATGAACGTAAAAAGAGACCAAGTAATTATGAGTCTAAAAGAAAATGGTTAGAATGGGAGCAAGAACAAGAGGAGAAGAAAAAG GAATGTTCTGCTAAGGGTGAAGACTTTGAGAGAGTTAAATTACTAGAAGTCAGTGCTGATGCAGCTGAGAGATGGgataggaaaaaaaagaaaaaaaatccagacaCAGGTTTTGCTG ATTACGAACAAGCAACTTTCCGTCAATATCAGAGGCTGACTAAACAGATAAAACCTGATCTTCAACAGTATGAAAAACAAGGTCAAAAGCT GGGGGATGACTTCTATGCATCTTCTGATACACTTGGACTACAGGATCacaaagactctgaggaagctatTGATAAAATGGTTACAGATCTTGAGAAACA GATTGAAAAAAGATCTAAATACAGCAGACGCAGAACATTTGATGAAGAAGCAGACATTGACTACATTAATGAACGCAACATGAAATTCAACCAGAAACTGGAAAGGTTCTATGGTAAATACACATCTGAAATAAAACAGAACTTGGAGAGAGGAACAGCTGTATAG
- the LOC106079285 gene encoding pre-mRNA-splicing factor syf2-like isoform X1, with protein MTSINTLPMIDLHSHTEEDVFTNVLDTTGAGGSAVKKATTSTNKFAKLNRLRELEMKMNEARKLNHAELVAEDERKKRPSNYESKRKWLEWEQEQEEKKKECSAKGEDFERVKLLEVSADAAERWDRKKKKKNPDTGFADYEQATFRQYQRLTKQIKPDLQQYEKQGQKLGDDFYASSDTLGLQDHKDSEEAIDKMVTDLEKQIEKRSKYSRRRTFDEEADIDYINERNMKFNQKLERFYGKYTSEIKQNLERGTAV; from the exons gatacTACAGGTGCTGGAGGTAGTGCTGTTAAAAAAGCTACTACTAGCACCAATAAGTTTGCTAAACTTAATCGCTTGAGAGAACTTGAAATGAAGATG AATgaagctagaaaattaaatcaTGCTGAACTAGTGGCAGAGGATGAACGTAAAAAGAGACCAAGTAATTATGAGTCTAAAAGAAAATGGTTAGAATGGGAGCAAGAACAAGAGGAGAAGAAAAAG GAATGTTCTGCTAAGGGTGAAGACTTTGAGAGAGTTAAATTACTAGAAGTCAGTGCTGATGCAGCTGAGAGATGGgataggaaaaaaaagaaaaaaaatccagacaCAGGTTTTGCTG ATTACGAACAAGCAACTTTCCGTCAATATCAGAGGCTGACTAAACAGATAAAACCTGATCTTCAACAGTATGAAAAACAAGGTCAAAAGCT GGGGGATGACTTCTATGCATCTTCTGATACACTTGGACTACAGGATCacaaagactctgaggaagctatTGATAAAATGGTTACAGATCTTGAGAAACA GATTGAAAAAAGATCTAAATACAGCAGACGCAGAACATTTGATGAAGAAGCAGACATTGACTACATTAATGAACGCAACATGAAATTCAACCAGAAACTGGAAAGGTTCTATGGTAAATACACATCTGAAATAAAACAGAACTTGGAGAGAGGAACAGCTGTATAG